The DNA window AACATGTCGTCCCACACGTCCCGGCGAAAGTGATTGGACATGCTCAACGACCTTGAGCTTGCCAGCTCTCCCAGATCTTTGGTCGGAGTATCGCTATTGTCGAGCATGACCACGCATAAGAGGCTATTCCGCGGTGAATATGTTGGAGATCGAGATCCCGCTTGTCATTCGCTCCAGCCGAGGAAGAAGACCCTACGTACGTCGTTTCGCAAGTCGTGCCGAAGCAAGAACTGGGAAAAGGATAGTGGGTATTCAGCTTCTGTCAATCAGACGCTTAGTCCGACGTTTCAGGCGACACGAGCGCCAAAAGATCAATTATGTCACCTATTTCACTTTGCGTTCGGGCATTATTGTAGTAACTTTCTCCTATCAATTCGGTCTCAGTTTGGCGGCTCACGCCCTGCGGATCGGCCCCAGTCGGGAAGCCCCCTATCGATCGGAATTGGATCGCCCAATGGGAGTGGGGAGTGGCGGAAGTAAATGATCAGATTGCTTCCGTTTGACAGCTTAGCTTAAATTTAACAGCGATTTAGCTCCGGCCGATAATTTGCAGCCGCTCAAGGTAATTGAGCGGTTTCCAGAGCGAATGCTCTCAGGGGAGAGCTCCTTGCTCTATCGGCGAGGTCCTCTCCACCTTATGCCCTACGCAACCTATTCGCCCTAAAAATTGCCGTCGCGTTGGCGACAGATTGAGCCGCCCAGGACTCCATGCAGATGCAATGCGAAGACACCGGGGCTTCGTCCTTTCACCGCATTTCAATTGGCCAGATTCTGTGTTTAAACCTTCTCCAAAGGCGCAATTCATACCCCTGGGGAATGACGATGCGGCGCTCGACGCTTGTTGCAATGTTTCTTTCGCTTTTTGCCGCATTCACATCCAGCGCGTCGGCCGCCGAGCTTTTTCGTGACGATTTCAGATCACCGGCGATCAATCAGAACCAATGGTGTTCCTGCCAGATCGACAACACAAACACACCTGTGACATTCTCCGCTAACCCTGCCGACAAGAAGGATCATATCGCCGGAATTACCGTCAACGAGTCCTCCCTCGGCGGCAAAAGGTGCGAGCCTGCCTGCAAAGTACCGCAGGAGACGCAGGCTGCAAAACGCCACTTAGTGACGGACTTCAGCAGACCAGAGTTTCTTGGAACGAATTTCTTCGCCAAGCCGAAACCGAAATGGGCGCCGACGGCGGGCCAGCCCGATCGATATTGCGACGAAGCCGCCTGGAACCGGGTCAAATCAGCTCACCAGGAGGACGAATGCATTCAGCGCGAAGAGCTTCGTCTGCAGAAGCCCTTTTTTCGAAGGTCCGACGTGCCGCTCATCTATTCCTACCGGTTCCGCATGCCCAAGGACGTGTTGAACGACAGGGATTCCATTCGCTGGATCACGGCACAGTGGAAACAGGAGCCGATCAATAACAGGTATGAGCGGGAGTTCGAGGGCTGGTCGCCAAGCCCGTTTCTTGCACAGCGCTACGACGACGGCATCCTGCATGTCACGGTCCAGGACGACATGTGCAGATGCTTAATCGCGTCCGCGCCCGCGAAAGGAAGCAATCTCGTTTGGAAAGATGGCACGCCGCGCTATTGCCAATCCATCCGACCGCAAGATAGCAATGGCAAAGCTTGCGCGCCTGATTTGGAGGTGAAATACGGGCGCAATCCCGTCCTGTCGACGCCAGCGGGGGAGTGGGTCGAGATGCGCTATCGTGTTCAGGCGGGGCGCGACGGCAACGCATTCATCGAGATTCATCAGGACGGCAGATTCATCGCCAGGGTAACGGGCAAGATCGGGTACGAGCCTGACCCGTCATCTCCGCCGATGACCAAGTTTAAGATCGGCCAGTATCGCGACTATATACCGTCTTCTGACACCTTGGAGCTGGATTGGATCAGGATCGATACCACCCGAAAATAGGGGGCGGCCGGTCGCCCCTGAGGGGCGTCGACCCACGGCACTCGCGTATTGTGCTTTCCTGCTCGGCTATGAGAGTTGTTGCGCCACTAGTGCGGCCCAATAATCGATGCCGTAAGCGATCGCATTGTCATTGAAATCATAGGCCGGATTGTGCAGGTCGGCGCTGTCGCCATTGCCGAGCCAGATGATCGCGCCGGGCCGCCTTTCGAGCATGTAAGAAAAGTCCTCCGAGCCCATCGTCATCGGCCAGTTGCCGTCGACACGGTCGGCACCGACGATGCTCCTGGCCGCCG is part of the Rhizobium jaguaris genome and encodes:
- a CDS encoding heparin lyase I family protein; amino-acid sequence: MRRSTLVAMFLSLFAAFTSSASAAELFRDDFRSPAINQNQWCSCQIDNTNTPVTFSANPADKKDHIAGITVNESSLGGKRCEPACKVPQETQAAKRHLVTDFSRPEFLGTNFFAKPKPKWAPTAGQPDRYCDEAAWNRVKSAHQEDECIQREELRLQKPFFRRSDVPLIYSYRFRMPKDVLNDRDSIRWITAQWKQEPINNRYEREFEGWSPSPFLAQRYDDGILHVTVQDDMCRCLIASAPAKGSNLVWKDGTPRYCQSIRPQDSNGKACAPDLEVKYGRNPVLSTPAGEWVEMRYRVQAGRDGNAFIEIHQDGRFIARVTGKIGYEPDPSSPPMTKFKIGQYRDYIPSSDTLELDWIRIDTTRK